One Ethanoligenens harbinense YUAN-3 genomic window carries:
- a CDS encoding O-antigen ligase family protein, which produces MMQAFAARARNTLRLFSLEQKVVLFALLFLFVPYPYGGIGAGLAGIFSLGLMAWRRALFARKGFWLVQIWGAVTLLVDAYYYNWYGFWVFAYFLLVIAFGVLVRGCRSDRLACASLVLLAVASFVACAVAAIQVIFDFSDFSDRAASTVTNPNFYGYMCELIVLACVWALLRGLRPRWLFWAAIPVNLLGIWLSGCRSAWLPVGAGVLLLLLLTGRRRVFAVGASIGAAAGAAVLFFPKLMPRASSFDRSRYLRELIWAEAWKIFTQHPVIGGGFLGYQFFSIDAGEAFRVHAHNLPLDMLVNFGIVGMALLCAYCIPAAVRRAKAFRRDPAVALFFAVLLATVIHGVTDVPLLGSQSGPLLMLLVCL; this is translated from the coding sequence ATGATGCAGGCATTTGCTGCCCGTGCACGAAATACACTGCGGCTCTTCTCGTTGGAGCAGAAGGTCGTGCTGTTCGCGCTGCTGTTCTTATTTGTGCCTTACCCATACGGAGGCATCGGCGCGGGGCTCGCGGGCATTTTTTCGCTGGGCCTGATGGCCTGGCGCAGGGCGTTGTTCGCGCGTAAAGGATTTTGGCTGGTGCAAATCTGGGGTGCCGTCACGCTGCTGGTGGATGCCTATTATTATAACTGGTACGGGTTCTGGGTATTTGCTTATTTTCTGCTTGTCATCGCGTTCGGCGTGCTGGTACGCGGCTGCCGTTCGGACAGGCTGGCGTGCGCGTCGCTGGTGCTTTTAGCGGTGGCGAGTTTCGTCGCCTGCGCGGTGGCGGCCATACAGGTTATTTTCGATTTTTCCGATTTTTCCGACCGCGCGGCCTCCACAGTCACCAACCCCAATTTTTATGGCTATATGTGTGAGCTGATCGTATTGGCGTGTGTCTGGGCGCTGTTGCGGGGGCTGCGCCCGCGTTGGCTGTTTTGGGCGGCCATCCCGGTCAATTTGCTTGGCATCTGGCTTTCGGGTTGCCGGTCAGCCTGGCTGCCGGTCGGCGCGGGGGTACTGCTGTTGCTGCTGCTCACCGGGCGGAGACGTGTCTTTGCCGTCGGCGCGTCCATCGGCGCGGCAGCGGGCGCGGCCGTGCTGTTTTTTCCCAAATTGATGCCCCGCGCGTCCAGTTTTGACCGTTCCCGTTATCTGCGGGAACTTATCTGGGCGGAAGCCTGGAAGATTTTTACGCAGCACCCCGTTATAGGCGGCGGATTCCTGGGGTATCAGTTTTTTTCCATAGATGCCGGGGAAGCCTTCCGGGTGCATGCGCACAACCTGCCGCTGGACATGCTGGTCAATTTTGGCATCGTGGGCATGGCGCTGCTTTGTGCCTATTGCATCCCCGCGGCCGTGCGGAGGGCGAAAGCATTTCGACGAGACCCCGCCGTGGCGTTGTTTTTTGCGGTGCTGCTGGCCACGGTGATTCACGGCGTGACCGATGTGCCGCTGTTGGGCAGCCAGAGCGGCCCGCTGCTGATGCTGCTGGTGTGCCTGTAA
- the mfd gene encoding transcription-repair coupling factor, whose amino-acid sequence MQFLADIFRELPAYRDLEASVKAGVLPAVVTGLSGVHKAHLIYALCSHTGRRALLLAADEQEAARMRDDLEQFFGGGVLVCPARDLTLRPVESVSREFEHERLRVMGRMALGDYRVVVACADAAMQLTMPKEVYRARSLPVESGKMLSPERAVDALLAAGYVRTEQVEGMGQFARRGGIVDFFPPQEETPVRVEFWGDEPDTVSHFDPETQRRTEPAEGVCITPAVEVGFAPQDLQSAIRKLLDGTAGKARGSFEKDLERLESGVAVAATDRYLSLCYDRPVSLFDYADDALLFVSETARVRERAKNTLWQAGEDVSALLADGILAPGLDTYYLDWPQVLQQMDRHDTVLLDTFARATYEVAARGRLAIVSKQFSLWSGGLAALKEDLVPALDVGGRAVVLAGTGKNSENLARELAKEGISAVSAQGKDAALPARGGVLTLPGRLSAGFSYPDIGFSLFSYGGQTQTTGQRLHRKRKNKRAGERIRSLAELTPGDYVVHAAHGIGVYEGIHKLTVQGVVKDYIKIRYAGRDTLYVPVTQLDLVSKYIGTHEDGHLRLNKMGGTEWQKAKNRVRAAVKDMAKELIALYAARQQVKGITFQPDDAMQREFEDRFEFEETDDQLRCVEEIKGDMQRAFPMDRLLCGDVGFGKTEVALRAAFKCMENGKQCAILVPTTILAWQHFQTITRRMEGFPVKIGLLSRFRTPHEQQQTLRDLARGSVDIVVGTHRLVQKDVRFKSLGLLIVDEEQRFGVAQKEKLKELFKNVDVLTLSATPIPRTLNMAMSGIRDMSVIEEAPQDRHPVQTYVLEHDWGVLADAVRRELRRGGQVYYLHNRVESIEGTAAKLHALVPDARVGIAHGKMDEETLSRVWEKLLGNELDVLVCTTIIETGVDVPNCNTLIIEDADHMGLSQLHQIRGRVGRSSRRAFAYFTFRRGKALSDIATKRLEAIREYTEFGAGFQIALRDLEIRGAGNILGSQQHGHMESVGYDMYLKLLSDAVLEEKGEKPVREEECMVDIQVSAHIPESYITSAGQRLETYRRIADIRSAEDESDVLDELIDRYGEPPAAVRSLVDVALLRNTAASLGIREIAQRENVLMLYAAQFDMQAVSRLVGALRGRVMVNAGQKPYISVKLKAGQSPVDGIREALRALLSLPDELAEKKPADGAAHRRRATVKTTGGI is encoded by the coding sequence TTGCAGTTTTTAGCGGATATTTTCCGGGAACTGCCTGCCTACCGCGACCTGGAAGCGTCGGTGAAAGCCGGTGTGCTTCCGGCTGTGGTGACGGGCCTTTCCGGCGTGCATAAAGCGCACCTCATTTATGCGCTTTGCAGTCATACCGGGCGGCGTGCGCTGCTGCTGGCTGCCGATGAGCAGGAGGCCGCGCGCATGCGCGACGATCTGGAACAGTTTTTCGGCGGCGGCGTGCTGGTCTGCCCCGCGCGGGACCTCACGCTGCGGCCGGTGGAGAGCGTTTCCAGGGAATTTGAGCATGAGCGCCTGCGGGTGATGGGGCGGATGGCATTGGGCGATTATCGTGTCGTTGTCGCCTGCGCGGATGCCGCCATGCAGCTCACCATGCCCAAAGAGGTTTACCGTGCACGCAGCTTGCCGGTGGAGAGCGGCAAAATGCTCTCGCCCGAGCGGGCGGTGGATGCCCTGCTCGCGGCGGGCTATGTGCGTACCGAGCAGGTCGAGGGCATGGGACAGTTTGCCCGGCGCGGCGGTATTGTAGATTTCTTTCCACCGCAGGAGGAAACGCCCGTGCGGGTGGAATTCTGGGGGGATGAGCCGGATACCGTCTCTCATTTCGACCCCGAGACCCAGCGCCGCACCGAGCCTGCGGAAGGGGTGTGCATCACCCCGGCCGTAGAGGTCGGATTCGCACCGCAGGATCTGCAAAGCGCCATCCGCAAATTGCTCGACGGCACGGCCGGAAAGGCGCGCGGCAGTTTTGAAAAGGACTTGGAACGGCTGGAAAGCGGAGTCGCCGTGGCAGCGACCGACCGCTATCTGTCGTTGTGCTATGACCGCCCGGTTTCGCTGTTCGATTACGCCGACGATGCGCTGCTGTTTGTGAGCGAGACGGCGCGCGTGCGCGAGCGCGCCAAAAACACGCTCTGGCAGGCGGGCGAGGATGTGTCGGCTTTGCTGGCGGACGGTATCCTCGCGCCGGGGCTGGACACCTATTATCTGGACTGGCCGCAGGTGCTGCAGCAGATGGACCGGCATGACACGGTGCTGCTGGATACCTTCGCGCGCGCAACCTATGAAGTGGCGGCGCGTGGGCGGCTGGCCATCGTTTCCAAGCAATTCTCACTCTGGAGCGGCGGCCTGGCCGCGCTCAAGGAAGACTTGGTTCCCGCGCTGGACGTGGGCGGGCGAGCCGTGGTGCTGGCAGGAACGGGCAAAAACAGTGAAAACCTTGCCAGAGAACTGGCCAAAGAGGGTATTTCCGCCGTCTCCGCCCAGGGGAAGGACGCCGCTCTGCCCGCGCGGGGCGGCGTGCTGACGCTGCCGGGCAGGCTTTCTGCCGGATTTTCTTACCCGGATATCGGGTTTTCACTGTTCAGCTACGGTGGGCAGACACAGACGACCGGGCAGCGTCTGCACCGCAAACGCAAAAATAAGCGCGCGGGCGAGCGCATCCGCAGTCTGGCCGAACTGACACCGGGCGATTATGTGGTGCATGCCGCCCATGGTATCGGCGTCTACGAGGGCATCCACAAGCTGACGGTGCAGGGCGTGGTCAAGGATTACATCAAGATTCGCTACGCGGGCCGGGACACGCTCTATGTACCGGTGACGCAGCTCGATCTGGTTTCCAAATATATCGGCACGCATGAGGACGGCCATCTCCGTTTGAACAAGATGGGCGGCACCGAATGGCAGAAAGCCAAAAACCGTGTGCGCGCCGCCGTGAAGGACATGGCGAAAGAGCTTATCGCCCTGTATGCGGCAAGGCAGCAGGTCAAGGGCATCACGTTCCAGCCGGACGACGCGATGCAGCGCGAATTTGAGGACCGGTTTGAGTTTGAGGAGACGGACGATCAACTGCGCTGTGTGGAGGAGATCAAGGGCGATATGCAGCGCGCGTTTCCGATGGATCGGCTGCTCTGCGGCGACGTCGGTTTCGGCAAGACCGAGGTGGCACTGCGGGCCGCGTTCAAATGTATGGAAAACGGCAAACAGTGCGCTATTCTGGTACCCACCACCATCCTTGCATGGCAGCACTTTCAAACGATCACCCGCCGCATGGAGGGTTTTCCGGTGAAGATTGGTCTGCTCTCACGCTTCCGCACGCCGCACGAGCAGCAGCAGACCCTGCGTGATCTGGCGCGCGGCTCGGTGGATATTGTGGTGGGTACCCACCGCCTGGTGCAGAAAGACGTGCGGTTCAAGAGCCTGGGTCTGCTCATCGTGGATGAAGAACAGCGTTTCGGCGTGGCGCAGAAAGAGAAGCTGAAAGAACTGTTCAAAAACGTAGACGTGCTCACACTCTCCGCCACGCCCATCCCGCGCACGCTGAATATGGCCATGTCCGGCATCCGTGATATGTCGGTCATTGAGGAAGCGCCGCAGGACCGCCATCCTGTGCAGACCTATGTGCTCGAGCACGACTGGGGCGTGCTGGCGGACGCAGTGCGCCGTGAACTGCGGCGGGGCGGGCAGGTCTACTACCTGCACAACCGCGTGGAGAGCATCGAGGGGACGGCGGCCAAGCTGCACGCGCTGGTGCCCGACGCGCGCGTGGGTATCGCGCACGGCAAAATGGATGAGGAAACGCTCTCCCGCGTGTGGGAAAAATTGCTTGGCAACGAGCTGGATGTTCTGGTGTGCACCACCATCATTGAGACCGGCGTGGACGTGCCCAACTGCAACACCCTGATCATCGAGGATGCCGATCACATGGGCTTGTCGCAGCTGCACCAGATCCGCGGACGGGTGGGCCGCTCCAGCCGCCGTGCATTCGCCTATTTCACTTTCCGGCGCGGCAAGGCGCTTTCGGATATCGCCACCAAACGGCTGGAAGCCATCCGCGAATACACCGAGTTCGGCGCGGGCTTCCAGATCGCCCTGCGTGACCTGGAAATCCGTGGCGCGGGCAATATCCTCGGCTCCCAACAGCATGGGCACATGGAATCGGTGGGGTATGACATGTACCTCAAGCTGCTCAGCGACGCGGTGCTGGAAGAGAAGGGCGAGAAGCCCGTGCGCGAGGAGGAATGCATGGTGGATATCCAAGTGTCTGCCCACATCCCCGAAAGCTATATCACCAGCGCGGGGCAGCGGCTGGAGACCTACCGCCGCATCGCAGACATCCGCAGCGCGGAGGACGAGAGCGACGTGCTGGACGAATTGATCGACCGCTACGGCGAACCGCCTGCCGCTGTGCGCAGCCTGGTGGACGTGGCGCTGCTGCGCAACACGGCCGCTTCGCTGGGTATCCGGGAGATCGCGCAGCGGGAAAACGTGCTGATGCTCTATGCCGCGCAGTTCGATATGCAGGCGGTTTCCCGTCTGGTTGGTGCATTGCGCGGCCGCGTGATGGTCAATGCCGGACAGAAGCCTTATATTTCCGTAAAACTGAAAGCGGGGCAGTCCCCGGTGGACGGTATCCGCGAGGCGCTGCGCGCGCTTTTGTCCCTGCCGGATGAGTTGGCGGAGAAAAAACCGGCCGACGGCGCGGCGCACAGGCGCAGAGCCACCGTTAAAACGACTGGAGGGATATGA
- the pth gene encoding aminoacyl-tRNA hydrolase, which produces MIDRLGLLFASLHTEPSGGAPEWIVAGLGNPGIQYEGTRHNAGFAALDMLAAKNGVRIDRAKFKALCGIGQVAGKRVLLLKPQTFMNLSGEAVAAAAHFYKLPVERVLVLFDDISLPVGKLRVRRKGSAGGHNGIKSIIGECGSDGFPRVKIGVGDKPRPDYDLASWVLGKFSEAERPVFAQSLDRAAEAVEELIQNGVGSAMNLYNS; this is translated from the coding sequence TTGATTGATCGACTGGGCCTGCTGTTTGCCAGCCTGCACACCGAGCCATCCGGCGGCGCGCCGGAATGGATCGTGGCCGGCCTTGGCAATCCGGGCATACAATATGAAGGAACCCGGCACAACGCTGGCTTTGCGGCGCTGGATATGCTGGCCGCCAAGAACGGCGTGCGCATCGACCGCGCGAAGTTCAAGGCGCTCTGCGGTATCGGGCAGGTTGCCGGCAAACGGGTGCTGCTGCTCAAGCCGCAGACGTTTATGAACCTCAGCGGGGAAGCTGTGGCCGCCGCCGCGCATTTTTACAAACTGCCGGTGGAGCGTGTGCTGGTGCTGTTTGACGATATCTCCCTGCCGGTGGGCAAGCTGCGGGTGCGCCGCAAAGGTTCGGCTGGTGGGCACAACGGCATCAAGAGCATCATCGGGGAATGCGGCAGCGACGGGTTTCCACGCGTCAAGATCGGCGTGGGGGATAAGCCGCGCCCGGATTACGACCTGGCAAGCTGGGTGCTGGGCAAGTTTTCAGAGGCCGAGCGCCCGGTCTTCGCGCAGTCGCTGGATCGTGCGGCCGAAGCAGTAGAAGAATTGATTCAAAACGGCGTGGGCAGCGCCATGAATCTATACAATTCGTAA
- a CDS encoding ribose-phosphate diphosphokinase, translating into MNLHGKDIRIFSGNANPDVANGISEALGLPLGHSEVKQFSDGESSVSIYESVRGSDVFVVQSTCAPVNDHLMELLIMLDALKRASAGRITAVIPYYGYARQDRKAKARDPISAKLVADLLTAAGADRLLTMDLHAPQIQGFFNIPVDHLLGVPVLATHFVEKFSHCQGEVCVMSPDLGSVTRARNFAARIDAPLAIVDKRRPKANESQVMHIIGDVEGKRVIIVDDMVDTAGTLVNAAKAAVEIGGAKEVYACATHGVLSGPAIERLENSYIKQLVLLDTVPISSEKMGARIVKLSCAPVFAKAIERIYSDKSVSTLFV; encoded by the coding sequence ATGAACCTGCACGGGAAAGATATCCGCATTTTTTCGGGAAATGCCAATCCGGACGTAGCCAACGGCATTTCGGAAGCATTGGGTCTGCCGCTGGGCCACTCGGAGGTCAAGCAGTTTTCCGACGGGGAGAGCTCGGTCTCCATTTATGAATCGGTGCGTGGCTCCGATGTGTTTGTGGTGCAGTCCACCTGCGCGCCCGTCAACGATCACCTGATGGAACTGCTCATTATGCTCGACGCGCTCAAACGTGCCTCGGCGGGCCGTATCACCGCTGTCATTCCCTATTACGGCTATGCCAGGCAGGACCGCAAAGCCAAAGCGCGTGATCCCATCTCCGCCAAGCTGGTGGCCGACCTGCTCACTGCTGCGGGCGCGGACCGCCTGCTCACTATGGACCTGCACGCGCCGCAGATCCAGGGCTTTTTCAATATCCCGGTGGACCATCTGCTGGGCGTGCCGGTGCTGGCCACGCATTTTGTGGAAAAATTCTCGCATTGCCAGGGAGAAGTCTGTGTGATGTCGCCCGACCTGGGCTCGGTTACCCGTGCGCGCAATTTCGCCGCCCGGATCGACGCGCCGCTGGCTATCGTGGACAAACGCCGTCCCAAAGCCAATGAGAGCCAGGTGATGCATATCATCGGCGACGTAGAGGGCAAACGCGTCATCATCGTGGATGACATGGTGGACACCGCGGGCACGCTGGTGAATGCCGCGAAAGCTGCAGTGGAGATAGGCGGCGCGAAGGAAGTGTATGCCTGCGCGACGCACGGCGTACTTTCCGGTCCGGCCATCGAACGGCTGGAAAACAGTTATATCAAGCAGCTTGTACTGTTGGACACCGTGCCCATCTCGTCCGAAAAAATGGGCGCGCGTATCGTCAAGCTCTCGTGCGCGCCGGTGTTTGCCAAAGCCATCGAGCGTATCTATTCGGATAAATCCGTTTCAACGCTGTTCGTGTAA
- the glmU gene encoding bifunctional UDP-N-acetylglucosamine diphosphorylase/glucosamine-1-phosphate N-acetyltransferase GlmU: MENTAAVVLAAGEGKRMHSRRPKVLQEVLFKPMIDWVLDAAAGAGVPAVCVVTGFSREQLEAHLSGRCSFAVQEKQLGTGDAVLAAADFLKEHAPQDTVVLCGDAPFLDAGILSAAYKAHRQNGNAVTVLTARADDPHGYGRIVRDDAGNVLRIVEEKDADAEQRKIQEVNSGAYWFDTEALLAALAALGNENAQGEYYLTDTVEILAGLGRRGGTYVMPDASAMAGANDRRQLAALNAAARRSRLDALYDAGVEIVDEAGVTVGPDVMVGRDTRLLPGTILRGATAVGEGCVLGPNTLLEDCTVENGAVVNASQAYRTYIGSGVTVGPFCHLRPGTRLEEKVHVGDFVELKNARIGRGTKVPHLSYVGDADVGEGVNFGCGCVTANYDSVHKHRTTVGDHAFIGCHTNLIAPVAVGENAFTAAGSTITKDVPADALAVERAKQITLEGWVRRRHPERYDDQK, translated from the coding sequence ATGGAGAACACAGCCGCGGTCGTGCTGGCGGCGGGCGAAGGCAAACGCATGCATTCGCGCCGCCCGAAAGTATTGCAGGAAGTGCTGTTTAAGCCTATGATCGACTGGGTGCTGGATGCCGCGGCGGGCGCGGGCGTGCCTGCCGTGTGCGTGGTGACGGGATTTTCCAGGGAGCAGTTGGAGGCGCATCTTTCCGGCCGCTGTTCGTTCGCGGTGCAGGAAAAACAGCTTGGCACCGGCGACGCCGTGCTGGCCGCGGCGGATTTTCTGAAAGAACACGCGCCGCAGGATACGGTCGTGCTCTGTGGGGACGCGCCGTTTCTGGACGCGGGAATTCTGTCTGCGGCATATAAAGCGCACCGGCAGAACGGCAACGCCGTGACGGTCCTCACCGCGCGGGCGGATGATCCGCACGGCTATGGGCGCATCGTGCGGGACGATGCGGGCAACGTGTTGCGCATCGTGGAAGAGAAAGACGCGGACGCGGAACAGCGTAAAATACAGGAAGTGAATTCCGGCGCCTATTGGTTCGATACCGAAGCGCTTCTTGCTGCGCTGGCCGCGCTGGGCAATGAAAACGCTCAGGGTGAATATTATCTGACGGACACGGTGGAAATCCTTGCCGGGCTGGGGCGCAGGGGCGGGACGTATGTCATGCCGGATGCCTCGGCAATGGCGGGCGCGAATGACCGCCGACAGCTCGCGGCGCTGAATGCCGCGGCGCGCCGCAGCAGGCTGGACGCGCTGTATGACGCGGGTGTGGAGATCGTGGACGAAGCCGGCGTGACCGTGGGACCGGACGTGATGGTCGGGCGGGATACGCGTCTGCTGCCCGGCACTATCCTGCGCGGGGCCACCGCGGTGGGCGAGGGCTGCGTGTTGGGGCCGAATACCCTGCTGGAAGACTGCACGGTGGAAAACGGGGCGGTCGTCAACGCTTCCCAGGCTTACCGCACCTATATCGGGTCGGGTGTAACGGTCGGGCCGTTCTGCCATTTGCGGCCGGGCACCCGGTTGGAGGAAAAGGTGCATGTGGGCGATTTTGTGGAGCTCAAGAACGCACGCATTGGCCGGGGCACCAAGGTGCCGCATCTGTCTTATGTCGGTGACGCCGACGTGGGCGAGGGAGTCAACTTTGGCTGCGGCTGCGTGACGGCGAACTATGACAGCGTGCACAAACACCGCACCACGGTGGGCGACCATGCGTTCATCGGCTGCCACACCAATCTGATCGCCCCCGTCGCGGTGGGGGAGAATGCGTTTACCGCCGCCGGCTCCACCATCACCAAGGATGTGCCCGCCGACGCACTGGCGGTGGAGCGCGCCAAACAGATCACGCTTGAGGGCTGGGTGCGCCGCCGTCACCCCGAGCGCTATGACGATCAGAAATGA
- a CDS encoding chemotaxis protein CheC, translating to MKNYDDLSDQEKDILREVGNIGGGNAATALASMLAGRVDMSVPNLQIMDVSSVTETLGGPEQEYVGILLMMEGQVNGIMMFLLDKHFTRLLINVLLDTQFESFEHIGEMELSALKEIGNIMAGSYVNAIAALTGLSITITPPQIAIDMAGAILSYPAALFGVMGDKVLCIEEDFMRENEQIRSHLLIMPDSESLSNILKRLGVTEWH from the coding sequence ATGAAGAATTACGATGACCTGAGCGATCAGGAAAAAGACATCCTCCGCGAGGTCGGCAATATCGGCGGCGGCAATGCGGCCACCGCGCTGGCTTCCATGCTGGCCGGGCGGGTGGATATGTCGGTACCCAACCTGCAGATCATGGACGTGAGCAGCGTGACGGAGACCCTCGGCGGGCCGGAGCAGGAATACGTCGGCATTCTGCTCATGATGGAGGGCCAGGTGAACGGCATCATGATGTTCCTGCTGGACAAGCATTTCACCCGCCTGCTCATCAATGTGCTGCTGGATACACAGTTTGAAAGTTTTGAACATATCGGCGAAATGGAACTCTCGGCCTTAAAGGAGATCGGCAACATCATGGCCGGCTCGTATGTGAACGCCATCGCCGCATTGACGGGTCTTTCCATTACCATTACACCGCCGCAGATCGCCATCGACATGGCCGGTGCTATCCTGAGCTATCCCGCCGCCCTGTTCGGCGTCATGGGAGACAAGGTGCTCTGCATTGAAGAAGATTTCATGCGGGAAAATGAGCAGATCCGCAGCCATCTCCTCATCATGCCCGATTCGGAATCACTCTCCAATATCTTAAAGCGGCTGGGTGTTACGGAATGGCATTGA
- a CDS encoding chemotaxis protein CheD has translation MALIVVGISDYKTARRPDRLITYALGSCVGTCLFDERSGAAGLSHILLPDSTINRTDTNIMKYADTAIEALVREMERQGIRRTQLKAKIAGGANMFAAQSKSMNIGERNVAAVKEHLRRLGIRLLAEDTGKNYGRTVEFDPESGAMSVKSVLHGVHVF, from the coding sequence ATGGCATTGATCGTGGTAGGCATCTCGGACTATAAGACCGCCAGGCGGCCGGACAGGCTCATCACCTATGCGCTCGGCTCCTGCGTGGGCACCTGCCTGTTCGATGAGCGAAGCGGCGCAGCCGGCCTCTCCCATATCCTGCTGCCAGACTCGACCATCAACAGAACAGACACCAATATCATGAAATACGCCGACACGGCCATTGAGGCGCTGGTGCGCGAAATGGAGCGGCAAGGCATTCGCCGCACACAACTGAAAGCCAAGATTGCGGGCGGCGCAAATATGTTCGCCGCTCAATCCAAAAGCATGAATATCGGGGAACGCAACGTCGCCGCCGTGAAAGAGCATCTGCGGCGCCTGGGCATTCGCCTGCTGGCGGAAGACACCGGGAAAAATTATGGCCGCACTGTGGAATTCGATCCGGAATCCGGTGCGATGTCCGTCAAATCTGTCCTGCACGGCGTGCATGTGTTCTAG
- a CDS encoding polysaccharide deacetylase family protein, with the protein MKQSARIGGKAIRPRFFLLLFLAAFMLVGLVSCSKPHTATGVTAVHLPKTAVSLSVGGTYAIYPLADPPTVNTTFTYESDNTAVATVDANGLVKAVAPGKAAVKVTGGGKSTDCAVTVTSQSGGSSSTASSASVAVSNPAWTNTKVPILMYHSISVVSGNNLCVPPDLFDSEMNWLHTNGYTTLSMDELYAHMNAHTALPDKTAVITLDDGYFDNYSNAYPILKKYGLKATVFVISGKIGTSNYLVESQLKEMSQNGIDIEDHTVTHGYLSKMTYDQQVSELQDSKKALEQITGKSVDYVAYPYGDYDANTLRAATAIGYKLGFLEDGGTAKVTDPVLEVPRSYVSAKNTLNDFIQIVQSK; encoded by the coding sequence ATGAAGCAATCTGCACGCATCGGCGGAAAGGCCATCCGGCCGCGCTTTTTCCTGCTGCTGTTTTTGGCGGCGTTTATGCTGGTGGGGCTTGTTTCCTGCAGCAAGCCGCACACAGCAACGGGGGTGACGGCCGTCCATCTGCCCAAAACGGCAGTCTCGCTCTCTGTGGGCGGTACCTATGCCATTTATCCGCTGGCCGATCCGCCCACGGTGAATACTACATTCACATATGAAAGCGACAACACCGCCGTGGCTACTGTGGACGCAAACGGTCTTGTAAAGGCTGTCGCGCCCGGGAAGGCAGCCGTGAAGGTTACAGGCGGCGGCAAAAGCACCGACTGCGCGGTCACCGTGACCAGTCAGTCCGGTGGATCTTCTTCCACGGCATCATCCGCATCGGTGGCCGTCTCCAATCCCGCGTGGACAAACACGAAAGTGCCGATCCTGATGTATCATTCCATCAGTGTGGTGAGCGGAAACAATCTCTGTGTTCCGCCCGATCTGTTTGATTCCGAAATGAACTGGCTTCATACCAACGGCTACACCACACTGAGTATGGATGAGTTATATGCGCATATGAACGCGCACACGGCTTTGCCGGACAAAACGGCGGTTATCACGCTGGACGACGGGTATTTCGATAATTACAGCAATGCCTACCCCATTTTGAAAAAATATGGGCTGAAAGCGACCGTGTTTGTCATCTCAGGGAAGATCGGTACGTCCAATTATCTGGTGGAGAGCCAGCTCAAAGAAATGAGCCAGAACGGCATTGATATCGAGGATCACACGGTCACCCACGGCTATCTGAGCAAAATGACCTATGACCAGCAGGTCTCGGAGTTGCAGGATTCCAAGAAGGCCCTTGAGCAGATCACGGGAAAATCCGTGGATTATGTGGCTTATCCGTATGGGGACTATGATGCGAATACCCTGCGCGCGGCAACGGCCATCGGGTATAAGCTCGGGTTCCTGGAAGACGGCGGCACGGCCAAAGTGACCGACCCGGTGCTGGAGGTGCCGCGCTCTTACGTGAGTGCCAAAAACACTCTCAATGATTTCATACAGATTGTACAATCAAAATAA
- a CDS encoding toprim domain-containing protein — protein MIHIREAVIVEGKYDKIKLSSLIDAVIIETDGFAIFKDAEKLALIRRLAEKRGVLILTDSDAAGFKIRGFLSGALPTGQVRHAYMPDIFGKEKRKTAPSKEGKLGVEGIPPDVIVQSLARAGVLAEQTEAPRRRVTKADLFADGLSGGEQSAEKRRALLRKLQLPERLSANGLLDMLNAMYSYEEYKRAVAEQ, from the coding sequence TTGATCCATATCCGGGAAGCCGTCATCGTGGAAGGAAAATACGATAAGATTAAACTTTCCTCCCTGATCGACGCGGTTATTATCGAGACAGATGGGTTTGCCATCTTCAAGGATGCCGAGAAACTTGCGCTTATCCGCCGCCTGGCGGAGAAACGCGGGGTGCTCATCCTCACCGACAGCGACGCGGCCGGTTTTAAGATCCGCGGTTTTCTGAGCGGCGCGCTGCCCACCGGGCAGGTCCGGCACGCGTATATGCCGGATATTTTTGGCAAGGAAAAGCGCAAAACCGCGCCGTCCAAAGAAGGAAAGCTGGGCGTGGAGGGCATCCCGCCGGACGTGATCGTGCAGAGCCTGGCGCGCGCGGGCGTGCTGGCCGAGCAGACCGAAGCGCCCAGGCGGCGCGTAACCAAAGCGGATCTGTTTGCCGATGGTCTTTCAGGCGGGGAGCAGAGCGCGGAGAAACGCCGCGCTCTGCTCCGCAAGCTGCAACTGCCGGAGCGCCTTTCGGCCAACGGCCTGCTGGATATGCTCAACGCCATGTATTCGTATGAAGAATACAAGCGTGCAGTCGCGGAACAATAA